The Lewinellaceae bacterium genome includes a region encoding these proteins:
- a CDS encoding thioredoxin family protein translates to MKFIPFTFLIVLISATQSLGQIKFQHGDWDELLEKAKSQDKVIFVDAYADWCGPCKMMDRDVFSDESVGDFFNNTFLNVKMDMEKGEGPGLAQLYNVRAYPSFLFIDGDGNLVHRGIGYQPTETFLALGAAAMDTENSIGSQERKFKRGERDPEFLYNFAKAKIDLMDGSHTKIVEAYLDTQEDWTTEKSMELIFYAVDDVDSKMFEFFKDNKTSFENMFGVDYMEQKVQDIAVKNAYVGEASPNFEQVENIIQQFYPELAQKTSAQMKINYYNTAGDAPHFAQSVVDYFKKYPSDDYQELNSYAWAFYLSVDDKKMLKEAVKWAQKSVELSAEYFNLDTLAALYAKLGKKGKAKKYGNKAIAMAKETGEDYSETQKLLDSL, encoded by the coding sequence ATGAAATTTATTCCATTCACTTTCCTGATCGTACTGATTTCGGCAACCCAATCTTTAGGTCAGATAAAGTTCCAGCATGGAGACTGGGACGAGTTACTCGAAAAAGCGAAATCACAAGACAAAGTTATTTTTGTAGATGCTTACGCCGATTGGTGCGGCCCATGTAAAATGATGGACAGAGACGTCTTTTCTGACGAAAGTGTCGGCGATTTTTTCAACAATACCTTCCTCAATGTAAAAATGGACATGGAAAAAGGGGAAGGTCCCGGCCTGGCACAACTTTACAACGTCAGAGCCTACCCTTCTTTTTTATTCATCGACGGTGACGGCAATCTCGTCCACCGCGGCATCGGCTACCAGCCAACAGAAACCTTTTTGGCTCTGGGAGCCGCAGCCATGGATACCGAGAATAGTATTGGAAGCCAGGAAAGAAAGTTCAAAAGAGGAGAACGCGATCCCGAGTTCCTTTACAATTTTGCAAAAGCAAAGATAGACCTGATGGACGGGAGCCATACCAAAATTGTGGAGGCCTATCTCGACACCCAGGAAGACTGGACGACCGAGAAGTCCATGGAACTCATTTTTTATGCAGTCGATGACGTTGACTCTAAAATGTTCGAATTTTTCAAAGACAATAAAACGTCGTTTGAAAATATGTTTGGCGTCGATTATATGGAACAAAAGGTACAGGATATTGCCGTCAAAAATGCCTACGTCGGCGAAGCTTCCCCTAACTTTGAACAGGTGGAAAATATTATCCAGCAGTTCTACCCGGAGTTGGCCCAGAAAACTTCAGCACAGATGAAGATCAATTATTACAATACTGCCGGGGATGCTCCCCACTTCGCACAGTCGGTCGTTGATTATTTCAAAAAATACCCCTCCGATGATTACCAGGAACTCAACAGTTACGCCTGGGCGTTTTATTTATCGGTGGATGATAAAAAAATGCTCAAGGAAGCGGTGAAATGGGCTCAAAAATCCGTCGAATTAAGTGCAGAATACTTCAACCTCGACACCCTGGCCGCCCTTTATGCCAAGCTGGGTAAAAAGGGGAAAGCCAAAAAATACGGCAACAAAGCTATCGCCATGGCCAAAGAAACTGGCGAAGATTATTCTGAAACACAAAAATTATTGGATTCATTATAA
- a CDS encoding thioredoxin family protein, which translates to MDKIFSLLLLTFCSTTIFAQGIEFLHGTWDEAIEMAQKEDKIIFVDAYATWCGPCKRMSENVFTQAEVGSFYNSNFINLKLDMEKGEGLKFGKKYPVSAYPTLYYIAPDGRVVQNIRGAQDVERFIALGKKALELNDNSDQFAEEYEKGNRDPKLVLKYITALNKSGQSSLKVANEYLRDQKDFSSEENLMILMESTTQADSYIFDLFIQNRNKIEALTSVGAVQNTIVKACQTTVEKALEFKSPDLKEEAYDKIKKHYPEGADQFILTNEMKYSLITKDAKGYLKAAKKYAKNEIDKNPEALSKLAIVIVQNFKDDKKAMDFAEDCAREAAEISGDYDYDLTYAGLLFENGKKEEAIKVAEKALVKAEAVGMKAKARVEMFLKKLKGA; encoded by the coding sequence ATGGATAAGATATTTTCATTACTCCTGCTCACTTTTTGTTCCACAACTATCTTCGCCCAGGGGATAGAATTTTTACATGGTACCTGGGACGAAGCCATTGAAATGGCCCAAAAAGAAGACAAAATCATCTTCGTCGATGCTTATGCCACCTGGTGCGGACCTTGCAAACGTATGTCTGAAAATGTTTTCACCCAGGCCGAAGTCGGAAGTTTTTACAACAGTAATTTTATCAATCTCAAACTGGACATGGAAAAGGGAGAAGGCCTGAAATTCGGTAAAAAATACCCGGTAAGTGCCTATCCTACACTTTATTACATCGCCCCTGATGGAAGGGTAGTCCAAAATATACGTGGTGCTCAGGATGTCGAGCGTTTTATCGCCCTGGGCAAAAAAGCATTGGAACTCAATGACAACAGTGATCAATTTGCCGAAGAATACGAAAAAGGCAACCGGGATCCTAAGCTTGTACTCAAATACATTACTGCCTTGAATAAATCAGGACAATCAAGTCTTAAGGTAGCCAATGAATACCTTCGTGATCAGAAAGACTTTTCTTCCGAAGAAAACCTGATGATCCTTATGGAAAGTACTACCCAGGCAGACTCTTACATTTTCGATCTGTTCATTCAGAACAGAAACAAAATCGAAGCCTTAACGTCTGTGGGAGCGGTGCAAAATACGATCGTTAAAGCCTGTCAAACCACTGTAGAGAAAGCTTTGGAATTTAAATCGCCCGACTTAAAGGAAGAAGCCTATGATAAAATAAAAAAACATTACCCCGAAGGCGCCGACCAGTTCATCCTTACCAACGAGATGAAATACAGCCTGATCACCAAAGACGCAAAGGGCTATTTGAAAGCCGCCAAAAAATACGCTAAAAATGAAATTGACAAAAATCCGGAAGCCTTGAGTAAGCTGGCTATTGTCATCGTCCAAAATTTCAAGGATGACAAAAAAGCCATGGATTTTGCCGAAGATTGCGCCAGAGAAGCTGCCGAAATCAGCGGCGATTATGATTATGACCTGACCTATGCGGGTTTACTGTTTGAAAATGGGAAGAAGGAAGAAGCTATAAAGGTTGCCGAAAAAGCCCTCGTAAAGGCTGAAGCGGTAGGCATGAAAGCCAAGGCAAGAGTTGAAATGTTCCTAAAGAAACTCAAAGGAGCCTAA
- a CDS encoding PhnA domain-containing protein, with translation MSIENELAARSESKCELCAATSGLAVYEVSPSSDGSADQSILVCETCLEQIGDKDKMDANHWRCLNDSMWNPTPAVQVVVWRMLNRLRAEGWPGELLEMLFLDDETLAWAKATGEGAVEDGATKHIDSNGNILEAGDTVVLIKDLNVKGANFIAKRGTAVRRISLVEDNPEHIEGKVNDQRIVILTKFVKKA, from the coding sequence ATGAGTATAGAAAATGAATTAGCGGCTCGGAGCGAATCCAAATGTGAATTGTGCGCCGCTACCAGTGGTTTAGCAGTTTATGAAGTTTCTCCCTCTTCCGACGGGAGTGCCGACCAAAGTATTTTGGTTTGCGAAACCTGCCTGGAACAAATCGGGGACAAAGATAAAATGGATGCCAATCACTGGCGTTGTCTGAATGATAGTATGTGGAACCCGACCCCTGCGGTACAGGTAGTGGTTTGGAGAATGTTGAATCGCCTGCGGGCTGAAGGCTGGCCTGGAGAATTGCTGGAGATGCTTTTCCTGGATGACGAAACGCTGGCCTGGGCTAAAGCTACCGGGGAAGGTGCGGTAGAGGATGGGGCGACAAAACACATCGACAGCAACGGTAATATTCTGGAGGCGGGAGATACGGTCGTACTCATTAAGGATTTAAATGTGAAAGGGGCCAATTTCATAGCCAAACGCGGAACTGCCGTACGCAGGATATCGTTGGTCGAAGATAATCCCGAGCACATTGAAGGCAAAGTAAATGATCAGCGTATCGTGATTTTGACGAAGTTTGTCAAGAAAGCTTAG
- the thiL gene encoding thiamine-phosphate kinase, with protein MSDNKRTDVNELGEFGLIDHLTEKTIVKNSSTRKGVGDDAAVIDNGQFLTVVSTDALVEGIHFDLMYMPLKHLGYKSVVVNLSDIYAMNAQPKQVLVSIAMSNRFSVEALEELYDGIHTACKHYGVDLIGGDTTSAPKGLFISVTAIGQGEKEKLVYRNGAKVGDIICITGNLGAAYLGLQLLEREKQIYLSNPGIQPDLMGKDYLVGRQLRPEARRDMIEEFNKVQLVPTSMIDISDGLASELFHICKQSGVGAFIEESGVPIHPDAEITAIDFNMDPITCALSGGEDYELLFTIDPSDLDKVKFMPDIYIAGEITPAADGVKLHSKGGNIHEIKAQGWKHFG; from the coding sequence ATGTCAGATAATAAACGAACGGACGTAAACGAACTGGGTGAATTCGGATTGATCGACCACCTTACGGAAAAGACCATAGTCAAGAACAGCTCTACCCGCAAAGGGGTTGGCGATGATGCCGCAGTGATCGATAATGGCCAATTCCTGACCGTCGTCTCAACGGATGCCCTGGTGGAAGGCATTCATTTCGACCTCATGTACATGCCCCTGAAACACCTTGGGTATAAATCTGTTGTCGTCAACCTTTCCGATATCTACGCCATGAATGCACAGCCTAAACAAGTGCTGGTATCCATTGCCATGTCCAACCGGTTTTCTGTCGAAGCCCTTGAAGAACTTTACGATGGCATACACACCGCCTGTAAACATTATGGTGTGGACCTTATTGGTGGAGACACGACCTCAGCCCCCAAGGGACTTTTTATCAGCGTCACAGCCATAGGCCAGGGCGAAAAAGAAAAGCTCGTTTACCGCAACGGTGCCAAAGTGGGCGATATCATTTGCATTACGGGTAACCTCGGAGCCGCCTACCTCGGATTGCAATTGCTGGAACGAGAAAAACAAATCTACTTATCCAACCCGGGAATACAGCCCGATCTTATGGGAAAAGATTACCTGGTAGGACGGCAGTTGAGACCCGAGGCTCGGAGAGATATGATCGAAGAATTCAATAAAGTTCAACTGGTTCCTACCTCCATGATCGACATTTCCGACGGGCTGGCCTCTGAATTGTTCCACATTTGCAAACAATCCGGAGTAGGAGCCTTTATCGAAGAAAGCGGCGTGCCCATTCATCCCGACGCAGAAATTACGGCCATAGATTTTAATATGGATCCGATTACCTGTGCACTAAGCGGAGGAGAGGACTACGAATTGTTGTTCACCATCGACCCGTCAGACCTGGATAAAGTGAAGTTCATGCCCGACATTTATATTGCCGGAGAGATCACTCCTGCCGCTGACGGTGTAAAACTTCATTCCAAGGGTGGTAACATCCATGAAATAAAAGCCCAGGGCTGGAAACATTTTGGGTAA
- the mscL gene encoding large conductance mechanosensitive channel protein MscL encodes MFKEFKDFAMKGNLVDIAVAFVMGAAFNTVVTKFTAGIVSPLIGMIFNSDFNSLKWVLKEGAAEQVDANGTVVTAAVEEIAVKYGEFLTATIDFIIVAFVMFMLVKGINSMKKKEAAAAPSPPAGPSTEDLLGEIRDLLAKK; translated from the coding sequence ATGTTTAAAGAATTTAAAGACTTTGCCATGAAAGGCAATTTGGTAGACATTGCAGTAGCTTTTGTAATGGGTGCCGCTTTCAATACTGTTGTAACTAAATTTACAGCGGGTATTGTATCACCGCTGATTGGGATGATATTCAACAGTGATTTCAACAGTCTTAAATGGGTGCTGAAGGAAGGGGCCGCCGAACAAGTGGATGCAAACGGTACTGTGGTAACCGCTGCTGTGGAAGAAATTGCCGTGAAATACGGAGAATTCCTCACCGCTACCATCGATTTTATTATCGTTGCCTTCGTCATGTTTATGCTTGTCAAAGGAATCAACAGTATGAAGAAAAAAGAAGCTGCCGCCGCTCCTTCTCCTCCTGCCGGACCTTCAACTGAAGATCTGTTGGGCGAAATCAGAGACCTGCTGGCGAAGAAATAA
- a CDS encoding DUF2339 domain-containing protein, whose amino-acid sequence MADNPDNINQLLEKLEGLIKRQNAFSREILELKTEIFRLKNKEADLQPEKEIEDSSVETPGIKIAEEKALLPQPQSASSSGTPLFSNLRKYMEEEFDLEKFIGENLINKIGILVTIIGVAIGAKYTIEHDLITPLTRIILGYLAGLALLVVGIRLKKNYANYSAVLVSGAMAIMYFITYFAYSFYGLFPQMVAFGLMVIFTVFTVVAALSYDKQIIAHIALVGAYAVPFFLSENSGQVAVLFSYVAIINTGILVIAFRKYWKPLYYAAFLLTWLIYSSWYLIDYQTSEHFELASIFLCLFFAIFYLTFLAYKLIQREEFSILDVLLLLTNSFIFYSIGYFILEDHETGSQLLGLFTVGNAVVHFIVSIIVYRKNLGSRKLFYLISILVLTFLTIAIPVQLDGHWVTLLWAAEAALLFWIGRTKNIPVYEKMSYVLMLLAFISILMDWNELYNGYQYEVTNETLRPVFNINFLSSLLFIAAFGFITLLNRNEKYPSPLTNKNGLLTLLSFGLPAILLFTIYTSGRLEIAAYFDQLYGHSNITVYPDGQDYQDYYRNEDLPLFRNIWIINYSLLFLALLSFLNIKRWKNRSLGFINLGLNLIAMGAFLTIGLYGLSELRESYLDQHLAQYYDRGIFNILIRYISFAFMAVMLWASFKYIRADFMKADFRILFEIVFHLSVLWIASSELISWMDMAASEQSYKLGLSILWGIYALLLIVLGIWKRKTHLRVGAIVLFAVTLLKLFFYDVADLDTIAKTIVFVSLGVLLLIISFLYNKYKHHIFDEAEN is encoded by the coding sequence ATGGCTGACAATCCGGATAACATAAATCAACTGCTTGAGAAGCTCGAAGGGCTCATCAAAAGGCAAAATGCCTTCTCGCGGGAAATTTTAGAGTTAAAAACAGAGATCTTTCGATTAAAAAATAAAGAAGCCGATCTTCAACCTGAAAAAGAAATAGAGGACAGTTCTGTAGAAACCCCGGGAATTAAAATTGCCGAGGAAAAGGCTCTTTTACCTCAACCGCAATCAGCATCTAGTTCCGGAACGCCCTTATTTTCCAATCTCCGAAAATACATGGAGGAGGAATTCGATCTCGAAAAATTCATCGGGGAAAACCTGATCAATAAGATCGGGATACTGGTGACCATCATCGGGGTGGCCATCGGGGCTAAATATACCATTGAACACGACCTGATCACTCCCCTCACAAGAATCATTTTGGGTTACCTGGCAGGCCTGGCGCTATTGGTCGTCGGCATAAGGTTAAAGAAAAATTATGCCAATTACAGTGCGGTACTGGTCAGCGGAGCCATGGCCATCATGTATTTTATCACCTATTTCGCCTATAGCTTTTACGGCCTTTTTCCCCAGATGGTTGCCTTTGGCTTAATGGTGATATTTACCGTCTTTACGGTAGTGGCAGCCTTGAGTTATGACAAACAGATCATTGCCCATATTGCCCTCGTCGGAGCTTATGCTGTTCCTTTCTTTTTAAGTGAAAATTCCGGGCAAGTGGCAGTACTCTTCAGTTATGTGGCCATCATCAACACAGGTATTCTCGTCATTGCATTTCGTAAATACTGGAAGCCGCTTTATTATGCAGCCTTCCTGCTGACCTGGCTTATTTATTCCAGTTGGTACCTCATCGATTATCAGACTTCGGAACATTTTGAGCTGGCTTCTATCTTCCTATGTCTCTTTTTTGCTATTTTCTATCTGACTTTCCTGGCTTATAAATTGATTCAACGGGAGGAATTTTCCATTTTGGATGTGCTGTTGTTGTTGACCAATTCATTTATTTTTTACAGTATCGGGTATTTCATTTTAGAGGACCACGAGACGGGATCGCAATTGTTGGGCTTGTTTACGGTTGGTAATGCAGTAGTACATTTTATCGTGAGCATTATCGTTTACCGAAAGAATTTGGGCAGCCGGAAACTGTTTTATCTGATATCAATACTGGTTTTGACTTTCCTGACCATAGCCATTCCCGTTCAGTTGGACGGACACTGGGTTACCCTTTTATGGGCAGCTGAAGCGGCCTTGTTGTTCTGGATCGGGCGGACAAAAAACATTCCCGTTTATGAAAAAATGAGTTATGTCCTGATGTTGCTTGCCTTTATCAGTATACTTATGGACTGGAACGAGCTTTACAATGGGTATCAATATGAGGTAACCAATGAAACGCTACGCCCGGTTTTTAATATCAATTTCCTGAGTTCTTTATTGTTTATTGCCGCTTTCGGTTTTATCACTTTGCTGAACCGTAATGAAAAATATCCTTCGCCACTTACTAATAAAAACGGGTTGTTGACTCTGCTTTCTTTTGGTCTTCCGGCCATCCTGCTTTTTACCATCTACACTTCAGGAAGACTGGAGATAGCCGCCTATTTTGATCAGTTGTACGGCCATTCAAATATTACAGTTTACCCGGACGGACAGGACTACCAGGATTACTACAGAAATGAAGACCTGCCCTTATTCAGAAATATTTGGATCATTAACTACTCCCTGTTGTTTCTTGCGCTTTTGTCGTTTTTGAACATAAAAAGGTGGAAAAACAGATCGTTGGGATTTATCAACCTGGGCTTGAACCTCATCGCTATGGGTGCTTTTTTGACGATTGGACTTTATGGATTGAGTGAGTTGAGGGAAAGTTACCTGGATCAGCATTTGGCCCAATATTACGACCGGGGAATCTTCAATATCCTGATCCGGTATATTTCTTTCGCTTTTATGGCAGTCATGCTTTGGGCTTCTTTTAAATATATTCGCGCCGATTTTATGAAGGCCGACTTCCGTATCCTTTTTGAAATTGTATTCCACCTGTCCGTATTATGGATCGCCAGCAGCGAATTGATCAGCTGGATGGATATGGCAGCATCGGAGCAGTCCTACAAACTGGGGCTGAGCATTCTTTGGGGCATTTACGCCTTATTGTTGATCGTACTGGGGATCTGGAAAAGGAAAACGCACCTTCGGGTAGGAGCAATTGTATTGTTTGCTGTAACCCTTCTGAAACTATTCTTTTACGATGTGGCGGACCTGGATACCATCGCCAAAACCATAGTATTTGTTTCACTCGGAGTACTTCTCCTCATCATCTCGTTCCTTTATAATAAATACAAACACCATATTTTTGATGAAGCTGAAAATTAA
- a CDS encoding acylhydrolase → MKILKWAFIMLFSFSLFGFCQAQDWANLKRFQKENAELKTLVPGANRIVFMGNSITEGWSNIRPEFFAGKPYVNRGISGQTTPQMLLRFRQDVIDLNPTVVVILAGINDIAGNTGPSTIEMITDNIFSMVELAKANNIKVVLCSVLPAFDFPWRPGLEPAEKVVKLNAILKAYADKQNLIYVDFFSAMADESNGLKAALGSDGVHPNAAGYAVMEPLLEKAIKDCLIK, encoded by the coding sequence ATGAAAATTTTAAAATGGGCTTTCATTATGTTATTTAGCTTTTCCCTTTTTGGATTTTGCCAGGCACAGGATTGGGCGAATCTAAAACGGTTTCAAAAAGAGAATGCTGAATTGAAAACGCTTGTGCCCGGAGCAAATCGTATCGTATTCATGGGCAACTCCATTACGGAAGGTTGGTCGAATATCCGACCTGAATTTTTCGCCGGGAAACCCTATGTAAACAGAGGCATCAGCGGACAAACAACCCCGCAAATGTTATTGCGGTTTAGACAGGATGTTATTGATTTGAACCCAACTGTAGTAGTTATCCTGGCAGGGATTAACGATATAGCGGGTAATACAGGCCCTTCCACTATTGAAATGATAACGGATAATATTTTTTCAATGGTGGAACTGGCAAAAGCCAATAATATCAAGGTGGTGTTATGTTCAGTACTCCCTGCTTTTGATTTTCCCTGGAGACCAGGATTGGAACCTGCCGAAAAAGTCGTAAAACTCAATGCTATACTGAAAGCTTATGCTGACAAACAAAATTTAATTTATGTCGATTTTTTCTCGGCAATGGCAGACGAATCCAATGGTTTGAAAGCAGCATTGGGAAGCGATGGTGTACATCCCAATGCTGCCGGGTATGCTGTGATGGAGCCTCTCCTGGAAAAAGCGATAAAAGATTGTTTAATAAAATAA
- a CDS encoding T9SS type A sorting domain-containing protein has protein sequence MTQKIISIFLWVAFLSTTSFSQDWKNYPYHEDETVITFPEDEGWHEGEAIEWWYTTAHLTGEETGNEYTVMLTYFYYDSLIFDGFRLLNIANETTGAFYSDMKVCTYPTLATDHLEIQASLFPGGGNESWVTAKDENGDLLPFEYNISAASNAGAIQLNYNTVKRPLIVGETGLFNQGIVNYTYYYSLTGIEASGTLTLGNITEAVTGTAWIDRQYGSFNPLTGEKYEWFSLQLSNGMDINLWNIFTVDNEIPPVQEYQMFSAYVNEDSTFTTSDFHLKRLGYFITPDQQRSYAKKWQLTSEIHDIDLVITSINTNSELVQPFYFFEGGTSIEGTVDGMEVTGVGFAELLHMYNHPEIQIITPSDEWSADQPISWELTNPDEGCPVSYTVEVSYDDKVSYNTIAQNLTDASFLWDPSGFPQEALYWFRITAYSIDSTLIGVTETSTSFPLTTGTGETTKDVFVKIYPNPTNEVIVLEWASEAIGNFDIQLFNTMGQTVKSTSVKKNLSHYEMKIKDLEPGLFFIKISSKNMDLTKPVVILNHQ, from the coding sequence ATGACACAAAAAATTATATCCATATTTCTATGGGTCGCTTTTTTATCCACTACTTCGTTTTCCCAGGACTGGAAAAACTACCCTTACCATGAAGATGAAACAGTCATTACCTTTCCTGAAGATGAAGGCTGGCACGAGGGAGAAGCCATTGAATGGTGGTACACCACAGCCCATCTCACAGGTGAAGAAACCGGAAATGAATACACGGTGATGCTCACCTATTTTTATTATGATTCTTTGATCTTTGATGGTTTTCGACTCTTGAATATTGCGAATGAAACCACCGGTGCTTTTTATTCTGACATGAAGGTCTGTACCTACCCGACCCTTGCCACAGATCATCTGGAGATCCAAGCCAGTTTGTTCCCGGGTGGAGGCAATGAAAGTTGGGTTACTGCCAAAGATGAAAACGGAGATCTGCTCCCCTTTGAATACAATATTTCGGCCGCCTCAAATGCGGGGGCTATCCAGTTAAATTACAATACCGTAAAACGCCCGTTGATCGTAGGAGAAACAGGTCTTTTCAACCAGGGGATTGTAAATTACACCTACTACTATTCGCTCACCGGTATAGAAGCCTCCGGAACATTAACCCTCGGAAACATTACTGAAGCCGTCACCGGAACGGCTTGGATAGATCGTCAATATGGCAGTTTCAATCCCCTGACCGGCGAAAAATACGAATGGTTCAGCCTGCAACTTTCCAATGGTATGGACATCAACCTTTGGAATATTTTTACCGTGGATAATGAAATTCCGCCGGTCCAGGAATACCAAATGTTTTCTGCTTACGTAAACGAAGATTCAACCTTTACCACTTCGGATTTTCACCTAAAGCGGCTGGGCTATTTCATTACTCCTGATCAGCAGAGAAGTTACGCCAAAAAGTGGCAACTGACATCGGAAATCCACGATATTGACCTGGTCATCACCTCTATCAATACCAATAGCGAACTGGTCCAGCCTTTTTACTTTTTTGAAGGTGGCACTTCCATAGAAGGTACCGTAGATGGAATGGAAGTCACTGGCGTTGGATTTGCTGAACTATTACACATGTATAACCATCCCGAAATTCAAATCATAACCCCTTCCGATGAATGGTCAGCGGATCAGCCCATAAGCTGGGAGTTGACCAACCCGGACGAGGGATGCCCTGTGAGTTATACTGTTGAAGTGAGTTATGACGACAAGGTTTCTTATAACACAATTGCCCAAAATTTAACCGACGCCTCCTTTCTTTGGGATCCTTCCGGCTTTCCGCAGGAAGCACTGTATTGGTTTCGCATTACTGCCTACTCCATAGATTCTACCTTGATAGGCGTAACGGAAACATCAACGTCTTTTCCTTTGACAACAGGTACTGGCGAAACCACCAAGGATGTTTTCGTAAAAATTTACCCCAATCCGACGAATGAGGTTATCGTATTGGAGTGGGCCTCCGAAGCTATAGGTAATTTCGACATACAATTGTTTAACACAATGGGGCAAACGGTAAAATCCACCTCTGTCAAAAAGAACCTGTCCCACTATGAAATGAAGATAAAGGACCTGGAACCGGGATTATTTTTCATAAAAATTTCATCTAAAAACATGGACCTGACGAAACCGGTTGTCATTCTAAACCATCAATAA
- a CDS encoding M28 family peptidase — protein sequence MYSKRNFPGVTVLLMAFLLTLVMGCKNDKSEDKPDTPTVEKPPVKVPPFNRDSAYTFVQRQVDFGPRVMGSKGHEDCKNWIIGKMRSYGMEITEQNFEAAVYTGDKFPATNIIAKYKPDNTNRIVLAAHWDTRHIADSDLSTRDQDKPILGADDGGSGVGVLIELARQFSIDGPDMGVDFVFLDAEDYGDSTDPEPTEEAEIEKRQNSWAIGAQYYAHNFSGIRPKYGILLDMVGSAGATFHKEDVSMHFAPGLVNGIWSTAIKMGYGTYFINKQEGFAFDDHYFINTIANIPMVDIINMKDKKFGAHWHTHDDNMKVIDRNTLRAVGQVLLAVVYRDELSI from the coding sequence ATGTACTCCAAACGCAATTTCCCTGGTGTTACCGTTCTTTTGATGGCCTTCTTATTAACTCTGGTCATGGGCTGTAAAAACGATAAATCTGAAGATAAGCCGGACACGCCGACTGTAGAAAAGCCACCCGTAAAAGTCCCTCCTTTCAATCGGGATTCGGCTTATACCTTCGTGCAGCGACAGGTAGATTTCGGCCCACGCGTCATGGGCAGTAAAGGGCATGAAGACTGCAAAAACTGGATCATTGGAAAGATGCGGTCTTACGGTATGGAGATCACCGAGCAAAACTTCGAAGCAGCTGTATATACAGGAGATAAATTCCCCGCTACCAACATCATCGCCAAATACAAACCCGACAACACCAACCGCATTGTGCTCGCTGCCCACTGGGATACCCGACACATTGCAGATTCAGACCTGAGCACGAGGGATCAGGACAAACCTATCCTCGGTGCCGATGACGGGGGAAGCGGTGTAGGCGTTCTGATAGAACTGGCCCGCCAGTTCAGCATTGACGGCCCCGATATGGGCGTGGATTTCGTCTTTTTAGATGCCGAAGATTACGGTGATAGCACTGATCCGGAGCCCACAGAAGAAGCTGAAATCGAAAAGAGACAAAACTCCTGGGCCATTGGCGCCCAATATTACGCCCACAATTTCAGCGGCATCAGGCCAAAATATGGCATCTTACTTGACATGGTCGGCTCCGCCGGCGCAACTTTCCACAAAGAAGATGTATCCATGCACTTCGCCCCCGGGCTGGTCAATGGAATATGGTCCACCGCCATAAAAATGGGCTACGGCACCTATTTTATCAACAAACAGGAGGGTTTTGCCTTTGACGATCACTATTTCATCAACACCATCGCGAATATCCCCATGGTGGACATCATCAACATGAAGGACAAAAAATTCGGTGCCCACTGGCACACTCATGATGACAATATGAAAGTCATTGACCGAAATACACTCCGTGCCGTAGGACAGGTATTGCTGGCGGTAGTTTATCGGGATGAGTTGAGTATTTGA